Proteins encoded together in one Marinobacter sp. Arc7-DN-1 window:
- a CDS encoding F0F1 ATP synthase subunit delta codes for MAELRTLARPYAKAAFSAAQEHKQLAEWSQVLTVAGQVTANKDIRQLLANPGLEEQKKAELILEVAEEGVTEQVRNFFAVLAENRRLTLLPEIAALFNMYRADLERTVDIEVTAAFELTDEQQQKLAQALSKKLERQVSLAASLDKSLIGGVIIRTGDLVIDASVRGKLTKLADALGS; via the coding sequence ATGGCAGAACTGAGAACGCTGGCCCGTCCATACGCAAAGGCAGCATTTTCTGCCGCTCAGGAGCATAAGCAGCTGGCTGAGTGGTCACAGGTGCTGACGGTTGCCGGACAGGTCACCGCGAACAAAGACATTCGACAGCTTCTCGCGAATCCGGGTCTCGAAGAGCAGAAGAAGGCGGAGTTGATTCTGGAGGTCGCCGAAGAAGGCGTCACCGAACAGGTCCGGAACTTTTTCGCTGTACTGGCTGAAAACCGCCGGCTGACTCTTCTTCCTGAGATTGCAGCGCTCTTCAACATGTACCGGGCTGATCTGGAGCGCACTGTTGATATCGAAGTTACCGCGGCTTTCGAGCTGACGGACGAACAGCAACAGAAGCTCGCCCAGGCACTCTCGAAGAAACTCGAGCGGCAAGTGTCACTCGCAGCGTCACTGGACAAGTCTCTGATTGGCGGCGTGATTATTCGCACCGGTGATCTGGTCATTGACGCTTCTGTACGCGGAAAGCTGACCAAGCTGGCCGACGCTCTGGGCTCCTGA
- the atpA gene encoding F0F1 ATP synthase subunit alpha, with amino-acid sequence MQQLNPSEISDIIKKRIEKLDISSEAKNEGTILSVSDGIVLIHGLADVMYGEMIEFANGTFGMALNLERDSVGAVVLGDYEDLAEGQKVRCTGRILEVPVGPELMGRVVDSLGNPIDGKGDLGTDLTSPVEKVAPGVIARQSVDEPVQTGLKAIDTMVPIGRGQRELIIGDRQIGKTAVAIDAIINQKDTGIKCIYVAVGQKQSSIAAVVRKLEEHGAMDHTIVVAAGAADPAAMQFLAPYSGTSMGEYFRDRGEDALIIYDDLSKQAVAYRQISLLLRRPPGREAYPGDVFYLHSRLLERASRVNADYVEQLTNGEVKGKTGSLTALPIIETQAGDVSAFVPTNVISITDGQIFLETNLFNSGIRPAMNAGISVSRVGGSAQTKIMKKLGGNIRLALAQYRELAAFAQFASDLDEATRQQLEHGQRVTELMKQNQYSPMSVAEMGTVLFAANEGFLDDVDVDKVVKFEAQMLDWMRSEQKDLLDKINEKGDYNDEIAAGLKAALEKFKTTQSW; translated from the coding sequence ATGCAGCAACTGAATCCATCCGAGATCAGTGACATCATCAAGAAGAGAATCGAGAAACTCGACATCTCTTCCGAAGCAAAGAACGAAGGTACGATCCTGTCGGTTTCCGACGGTATCGTGCTGATCCACGGTCTTGCCGACGTTATGTACGGTGAGATGATTGAATTTGCCAACGGCACCTTCGGTATGGCTCTGAACCTGGAGCGTGATTCCGTTGGTGCGGTTGTGCTGGGCGACTACGAAGATCTGGCCGAAGGCCAGAAAGTTCGTTGCACCGGCCGCATCCTGGAAGTACCGGTTGGTCCGGAACTGATGGGCCGCGTTGTCGACTCTCTGGGTAACCCGATTGACGGCAAGGGCGACCTCGGTACCGACCTGACCTCTCCGGTTGAAAAGGTGGCACCGGGCGTTATCGCACGTCAGTCCGTTGACGAGCCGGTCCAGACCGGTCTGAAAGCAATCGACACCATGGTGCCGATCGGCCGCGGCCAGCGTGAGCTGATCATCGGTGACCGCCAGATCGGTAAGACCGCGGTGGCCATCGACGCGATCATCAACCAGAAAGACACCGGCATCAAGTGTATCTACGTTGCCGTTGGCCAGAAGCAGTCTTCCATCGCCGCGGTTGTGCGCAAGCTGGAAGAGCACGGTGCCATGGACCACACCATCGTGGTTGCCGCCGGCGCCGCGGATCCTGCAGCGATGCAGTTCCTGGCTCCGTACTCCGGTACGTCCATGGGTGAATACTTCCGTGACCGTGGCGAAGACGCCCTGATCATCTATGATGATCTGTCCAAGCAGGCCGTGGCTTATCGCCAGATTTCCCTGCTGCTGCGTCGTCCGCCAGGCCGTGAAGCCTACCCGGGTGACGTATTCTACCTGCACTCGCGTCTGCTGGAGCGTGCGTCCCGTGTTAACGCGGATTACGTTGAGCAACTGACCAACGGTGAAGTGAAAGGCAAAACCGGTTCCCTGACCGCTCTGCCGATCATCGAAACCCAGGCCGGTGACGTTTCCGCGTTCGTACCGACCAACGTAATCTCCATTACCGACGGCCAGATCTTCCTGGAAACCAACCTGTTCAACTCCGGTATCCGTCCGGCGATGAACGCCGGTATCTCCGTATCCCGGGTAGGTGGTTCCGCCCAGACCAAGATCATGAAGAAGCTTGGCGGTAACATCCGTCTGGCCCTGGCCCAGTATCGTGAACTGGCCGCTTTCGCCCAGTTTGCTTCCGATCTTGACGAAGCAACACGGCAGCAGCTTGAGCACGGTCAGCGGGTAACGGAACTCATGAAACAGAACCAGTACAGCCCGATGTCCGTGGCTGAAATGGGTACGGTTCTGTTTGCAGCCAACGAAGGCTTCCTGGACGACGTTGATGTCGACAAGGTAGTGAAGTTTGAAGCGCAGATGCTCGACTGGATGCGCTCCGAGCAGAAAGACCTCCTCGACAAGATCAACGAGAAAGGCGATTACAACGACGAAATCGCTGCCGGCCTCAAAGCTGCACTTGAGAAATTCAAGACCACTCAGAGCTGGTAA
- the atpG gene encoding F0F1 ATP synthase subunit gamma, which translates to MAVGKEIRNQISSIKSTQKITSAMEMVAASKMRKAQERMQATRPYADKMRQVIGHIAKANAQYKHPFMLERDVKRVGYIVVSTDRGLCGGLNINLFKALVREMKAWKEKGVETDLCAIGQKGASFFRSYGGNVIAALTHLGDSPSSEKLIGNVKVMLDSFSEGKIDRLYVVSNEFVNTMTQSPKVQQLLPLPPSEDEEEIKNQWDYLYEPDARQILDGLLPRFIESQVYQGVVENLACEQAARMIAMKSATDNAGSIIDELQLAYNKARQAAITQEISEIVSGAASV; encoded by the coding sequence ATGGCCGTCGGCAAAGAAATACGTAACCAGATTTCAAGCATCAAGAGCACGCAGAAAATCACCAGCGCCATGGAAATGGTGGCTGCGAGTAAGATGCGCAAGGCTCAGGAACGCATGCAGGCGACTCGCCCGTATGCCGACAAGATGCGTCAGGTGATCGGGCACATTGCCAAGGCGAACGCTCAGTACAAGCACCCGTTCATGCTCGAGCGCGACGTTAAGCGCGTGGGCTATATCGTGGTGTCAACTGATCGTGGCCTCTGCGGTGGTCTGAACATCAACCTGTTCAAAGCGCTTGTCCGTGAAATGAAAGCGTGGAAAGAAAAAGGAGTGGAAACCGATCTGTGCGCCATCGGGCAGAAAGGGGCTTCCTTTTTCCGGAGCTATGGCGGTAATGTCATTGCGGCATTGACCCACCTGGGTGACAGCCCGAGCTCTGAAAAACTCATCGGCAACGTCAAGGTCATGCTGGATTCGTTCTCCGAGGGCAAGATTGATCGCCTGTACGTGGTGAGCAACGAATTCGTCAACACCATGACCCAAAGCCCGAAGGTACAGCAGCTTCTGCCCCTGCCTCCGAGCGAAGACGAAGAAGAGATCAAGAACCAGTGGGATTATCTCTACGAGCCCGATGCCAGGCAGATCCTCGATGGCCTTCTGCCACGTTTTATTGAATCCCAGGTGTACCAGGGTGTGGTAGAAAATCTGGCATGTGAACAGGCAGCCCGGATGATCGCCATGAAGAGCGCAACTGATAACGCCGGTAGCATTATCGACGAACTTCAGCTGGCTTATAACAAGGCGCGTCAGGCAGCCATTACCCAAGAGATATCGGAGATTGTGAGCGGCGCCGCTTCGGTCTGA
- the atpD gene encoding F0F1 ATP synthase subunit beta, whose product MSSGQIVQIIGAVIDVEFPRDSVPKVYDALLLEGGETTLEVQQQLGDGIVRTIAMGSTEGLKRGLKAENTGKAISVPVGTKTLGRIMDVLGRPIDEAGEIGEDERWAIHRKAPSYADQAASADLLETGIKVIDLICPFAKGGKVGLFGGAGVGKTVNMMELINNIAKEHSGLSVFAGVGERTREGNDFYYEMKESNVLDKVAMVYGQMNEPPGNRLRVALTGLTIAEKFRDEGRDVLLFVDNIYRYTLAGTEVSALLGRMPSAVGYQPTLAQEMGELQERITSTKNGSITSIQAVYVPADDLTDPSPATTFSHLDATVVLSRDIASKGIYPAIDPLDSTSRQLDPLVIGQEHYEVARGVQTNLQRYKELKDIIAILGMDELSEEDKLTVARARKIERFLSQPFHVAEVFTGSPGKYVSLKETISSFKGILNGDYDELPEQAFYMVGTIEEAVEKAKEMKSKAKS is encoded by the coding sequence ATGAGTAGCGGACAAATCGTTCAGATCATTGGCGCGGTTATCGACGTGGAATTCCCACGTGACTCCGTACCCAAAGTATATGACGCACTGCTGCTTGAAGGTGGCGAAACAACTCTGGAAGTCCAGCAGCAGCTGGGTGACGGCATTGTACGTACCATCGCCATGGGCAGCACCGAAGGCCTGAAGCGTGGCCTGAAAGCAGAAAACACCGGTAAGGCAATCTCGGTACCGGTCGGTACCAAGACCCTTGGTCGTATTATGGATGTTCTGGGTCGTCCCATTGACGAAGCCGGCGAGATCGGCGAAGACGAACGCTGGGCCATTCACCGCAAGGCACCGAGCTATGCAGACCAGGCCGCTTCGGCTGACCTGCTGGAAACCGGTATCAAGGTTATCGATCTGATCTGCCCGTTCGCCAAGGGTGGTAAGGTTGGCCTGTTCGGTGGTGCCGGTGTTGGTAAAACCGTAAACATGATGGAGCTGATCAACAACATCGCGAAAGAGCACTCCGGTCTCTCCGTATTCGCGGGTGTGGGTGAGCGGACCCGGGAAGGTAACGACTTCTATTATGAAATGAAGGAGTCTAACGTTCTCGACAAGGTTGCCATGGTCTACGGTCAGATGAACGAGCCTCCCGGAAACCGTCTGCGTGTGGCCCTGACCGGTCTGACCATCGCTGAGAAGTTCCGTGACGAAGGTCGTGACGTACTGTTGTTCGTTGACAACATCTACCGTTACACCCTGGCCGGTACCGAGGTATCGGCACTGCTGGGCCGTATGCCTTCCGCGGTAGGTTATCAGCCGACGCTGGCCCAGGAAATGGGTGAGCTGCAGGAACGGATTACCTCCACCAAGAACGGCTCTATCACCTCTATCCAGGCGGTCTACGTACCGGCGGATGACCTGACGGACCCGTCGCCTGCGACCACCTTCTCGCACCTCGATGCGACCGTGGTACTGAGCCGTGACATCGCTTCAAAGGGTATCTACCCGGCGATCGATCCCCTGGATTCCACCTCCCGTCAGCTGGATCCGCTGGTGATCGGCCAGGAGCATTACGAAGTGGCCCGTGGCGTGCAGACAAACCTGCAGCGCTACAAGGAGCTGAAAGACATCATCGCCATCCTGGGTATGGACGAACTGTCAGAAGAAGACAAGCTGACCGTTGCCCGTGCCCGTAAGATCGAGCGTTTTCTGTCCCAGCCGTTCCACGTTGCTGAAGTCTTCACCGGTTCGCCTGGTAAGTACGTTTCCCTCAAGGAAACCATCAGCAGCTTTAAGGGCATCCTGAATGGCGACTATGACGAATTGCCCGAGCAGGCGTTCTACATGGTTGGTACTATTGAGGAAGCGGTCGAGAAAGCGAAGGAAATGAAGAGCAAGGCAAAGAGTTAA
- a CDS encoding F0F1 ATP synthase subunit epsilon translates to MGMTVHCDVVSAETKIYSGLVEMLIAAGSEGDLGIAPGHTPLLTELKPGPIRIIKQGGEEEILYVSGGYLEVQPNLVTLLADTAVRAKDVDEAAALEAQKEAEKALANKTGEFEYSRAAAELAEAVAQLRTIQQLRNKMR, encoded by the coding sequence ATGGGTATGACCGTGCATTGTGATGTGGTAAGTGCCGAAACAAAGATCTATTCCGGATTGGTTGAAATGCTGATCGCTGCGGGCTCTGAAGGTGACCTGGGTATTGCCCCGGGTCACACCCCGCTGCTGACCGAGCTGAAGCCGGGTCCCATTCGGATCATCAAGCAGGGCGGTGAAGAAGAGATTCTTTACGTGTCCGGCGGATATCTGGAGGTCCAGCCCAATCTGGTCACTTTGTTGGCGGATACTGCGGTTCGTGCAAAGGATGTGGACGAAGCAGCCGCACTTGAGGCTCAGAAAGAAGCCGAGAAAGCACTTGCCAACAAGACCGGTGAATTCGAGTACTCCCGTGCCGCTGCAGAGCTGGCCGAGGCTGTTGCCCAGCTTCGCACCATCCAGCAGCTGCGTAACAAAATGCGCTAA